The Amaranthus tricolor cultivar Red isolate AtriRed21 chromosome 6, ASM2621246v1, whole genome shotgun sequence genome has a segment encoding these proteins:
- the LOC130815371 gene encoding twinkle homolog protein, chloroplastic/mitochondrial-like isoform X2, translating into MKTRLPLELTHIQNSGIDNTMRSVITGYATICACLPRLHYHQSLVLPTKLWLPPTKMAAIKINLTRPLRCCCSSASNSSMETSLQSSHDQATPSRRTPTPSQARPPILVENLKRNSESPKGLTLQSSRLSVLLKKLEELGIEGHNSMPGQHCSLLCPMCAGGDSGERSLSLRISEDGNSAVWLCFRGKCGWQGNTMAKADVRLSRGKLKRTIKAEKRELTEKSLGLEPLCDVLLSYFAERMITPETLRRNNVMKKSDGYQMVIAFTYWRSGVLVNCKYRDVKKKFWQETDTERIFYGLDDILHASDIIIVEGEMDKLAMEEAGFRNCVSVPDGAPSRVSDKDVPSPDQDTKYQYLWNCKQYFDKASRIILATDADAPGQALSEELARRLGRERCWRVKWPKKNAYEDLKDANEVLMYLGPEKLKETVENAEPYPISGLFTFRDYFNEIDAYYDRALGDELGVSTGWRSLDEYYNVVPGELTVVTGVPNSGKSEWIDALLCNLNESVGWKFALCSMENKVREHARKLLEKHIKKPFFNVRYAESLERMSREDLEHGKKWLDDTFHLIRCENDSLPNIKWVLDLAKAAVLRHGVRGLVIDPYNELDHQRLPSI; encoded by the exons ATGAAAACCAGACTGCCATTGGAGCTAACTCACATTCAAAACTCAGGAATTGACAACACCATGAGGTCGGTAATTACTGGTTACGCAACCATATGCGCATGCTTGCCCCGCCTCCATTACCACCAATCTCTAGTCTTACCAACAAAGCTGTGGCTGCCGCCGACGAAAATGGCGGCCATTAAAATCAACCTTACTCGACCGTTGCGCTGCTGTTGCAGCTCCGCATCTAATTCGAGCATGGAAACCTCGTTGCAGAGCAGCCATGACCAGGCTACTCCATCTCGACGAACGCCCACTCCAAGTCAAGCCCGACCTCCTATCCTTGTGGAAAATTTAAAGAGAAATTCAG AATCTCCTAAAGGTTTAACTCTACAATCTTCTAGACTGAGTGTATTGCTGAAGAAGTTGGAAGAACTTGGCATTGAAGGTCACAACTCCATGCCCGGCCAACACTGTAGTTTATTATGTCCCATG TGCGCTGGTGGTGATTCGGGTGAGCGTTCCTTGTCTTTGCGGATAAGTGAAGATGG AAACTCCGCTGTGTGGCTTTGTTTTCGTGGAAAATGTGGTTGGCAGGGCAATACAATG GCTAAAGCTGATGTACGGCTGTCTCGTGGGAAGTTGAAACGAACTATAAAAGCTGAAAAAAGAGAACTGACAGAGAAGAGTCTTGGTCTAGAGCCACTTTGCGATGTG CTACTGTCATATTTTGCAGAGAGAATGATAACTCCTGAGACATTGAGGAGAAATAATGTTATGAAGAAATCAGATGGTTACCAG ATGGTCATTGCATTTACTTATTGGCGAAGTGGAGTTCTAGTTAACTGCAAGTATCGTGATGTCAAGAAGAAGTTTTGGCAG GAAACTGATACTGAAAGGATATTTTATGGGCTGGATGATATATTGCATGCAAGTGATATCATCATT GTTGAAGGTGAGATGGACAAGCTCGCCATGGAAGAAGCTGGATTCCGTAATTGTGTTAGTGTGCCTGATGGCGCACCATCTAGAGTTTCGGATAAGGATGTTCCATCTCCTGATCAG GACACAAAGTATCAGTATTTGTGGAATTGTAAGCAATACTTCGATAAG GCCTCTAGAATAATATTAGCAACTGATGCAGATGCTCCTGGACAAGCATTGTCTGAGGAGCTTGCTCGCCGTCTAGGAAGAGAAAG ATGCTGGCGAGTCAAGTGGCCAAAGAAAAATGCATATGAGGACTTGAAGGACGCAAACGAG GTACTTATGTATTTGGGGCCAGAAAAGCTCAAAGAAACAGTTGAGAATGCTGAGCCATATCCAATTAGTGGGTTGTTTACTTTCAGAGACTACTTTAATGAAATTGATGCATATTACGATAGGGCTCTTGGTGATGAGCTTGGTGTTTCAACTGGTTGGAGGAGTTTGGATGAATATTACAAT GTTGTACCTGGTGAGTTGACAGTTGTGACCGGTGTTCCTAACTCAGGAAAGAGTGAATGGATAGATGCTTTGTTGTGCAACCTAAACGAAAGTGTTGGTTGGAAGTTTGCCCTTTGCTCAATGGAGAACAAG GTCCGTGAACATGCAAGAAAACTTTTGGAGAAGCATATCAAAAAACCATTTTTTAATGTTAG ATATGCTGAATCTCTTGAGCGCATGTCTAGAGAAGACTTGGAGCATGGAAAGAAATGGCTCGACGATACATTTCATCTTATACG GTGTGAGAATGATAGCCTTCCCAACATCAAATGGGTCCTTGACCTTGCAAAAGCTGCAGTTTTGAGGCATGGTGTGCGTGGACTAGTAATTGATCCGTACAACGAGCTTGACCATCAGCGTCTCCCCAGCAT CTAA
- the LOC130815371 gene encoding twinkle homolog protein, chloroplastic/mitochondrial-like isoform X3, whose protein sequence is MKTRLPLELTHIQNSGIDNTMRSVITGYATICACLPRLHYHQSLVLPTKLWLPPTKMAAIKINLTRPLRCCCSSASNSSMETSLQSSHDQATPSRRTPTPSQARPPILVENLKRNSESPKGLTLQSSRLSVLLKKLEELGIEGHNSMPGQHCSLLCPMCAGGDSGERSLSLRISEDGNSAVWLCFRGKCGWQGNTMAKADVRLSRGKLKRTIKAEKRELTEKSLGLEPLCDVLLSYFAERMITPETLRRNNVMKKSDGYQMVIAFTYWRSGVLVNCKYRDVKKKFWQETDTERIFYGLDDILHASDIIIVEGEMDKLAMEEAGFRNCVSVPDGAPSRVSDKDVPSPDQDTKYQYLWNCKQYFDKASRIILATDADAPGQALSEELARRLGRERCWRVKWPKKNAYEDLKDANEVLMYLGPEKLKETVENAEPYPISGLFTFRDYFNEIDAYYDRALGDELGVSTGWRSLDEYYNVVPGELTVVTGVPNSGKSEWIDALLCNLNESVGWKFALCSMENKVREHARKLLEKHIKKPFFNVRYAESLERMSREDLEHGKKWLDDTFHLIRCENDSLPNIKWVLDLAKAAVLRHGVRGLVIDPYNELDHQRLPSI, encoded by the exons ATGAAAACCAGACTGCCATTGGAGCTAACTCACATTCAAAACTCAGGAATTGACAACACCATGAGGTCGGTAATTACTGGTTACGCAACCATATGCGCATGCTTGCCCCGCCTCCATTACCACCAATCTCTAGTCTTACCAACAAAGCTGTGGCTGCCGCCGACGAAAATGGCGGCCATTAAAATCAACCTTACTCGACCGTTGCGCTGCTGTTGCAGCTCCGCATCTAATTCGAGCATGGAAACCTCGTTGCAGAGCAGCCATGACCAGGCTACTCCATCTCGACGAACGCCCACTCCAAGTCAAGCCCGACCTCCTATCCTTGTGGAAAATTTAAAGAGAAATTCAG AATCTCCTAAAGGTTTAACTCTACAATCTTCTAGACTGAGTGTATTGCTGAAGAAGTTGGAAGAACTTGGCATTGAAGGTCACAACTCCATGCCCGGCCAACACTGTAGTTTATTATGTCCCATG TGCGCTGGTGGTGATTCGGGTGAGCGTTCCTTGTCTTTGCGGATAAGTGAAGATGG AAACTCCGCTGTGTGGCTTTGTTTTCGTGGAAAATGTGGTTGGCAGGGCAATACAATG GCTAAAGCTGATGTACGGCTGTCTCGTGGGAAGTTGAAACGAACTATAAAAGCTGAAAAAAGAGAACTGACAGAGAAGAGTCTTGGTCTAGAGCCACTTTGCGATGTG CTACTGTCATATTTTGCAGAGAGAATGATAACTCCTGAGACATTGAGGAGAAATAATGTTATGAAGAAATCAGATGGTTACCAG ATGGTCATTGCATTTACTTATTGGCGAAGTGGAGTTCTAGTTAACTGCAAGTATCGTGATGTCAAGAAGAAGTTTTGGCAG GAAACTGATACTGAAAGGATATTTTATGGGCTGGATGATATATTGCATGCAAGTGATATCATCATT GTTGAAGGTGAGATGGACAAGCTCGCCATGGAAGAAGCTGGATTCCGTAATTGTGTTAGTGTGCCTGATGGCGCACCATCTAGAGTTTCGGATAAGGATGTTCCATCTCCTGATCAG GACACAAAGTATCAGTATTTGTGGAATTGTAAGCAATACTTCGATAAG GCCTCTAGAATAATATTAGCAACTGATGCAGATGCTCCTGGACAAGCATTGTCTGAGGAGCTTGCTCGCCGTCTAGGAAGAGAAAG ATGCTGGCGAGTCAAGTGGCCAAAGAAAAATGCATATGAGGACTTGAAGGACGCAAACGAG GTACTTATGTATTTGGGGCCAGAAAAGCTCAAAGAAACAGTTGAGAATGCTGAGCCATATCCAATTAGTGGGTTGTTTACTTTCAGAGACTACTTTAATGAAATTGATGCATATTACGATAGGGCTCTTGGTGATGAGCTTGGTGTTTCAACTGGTTGGAGGAGTTTGGATGAATATTACAAT GTTGTACCTGGTGAGTTGACAGTTGTGACCGGTGTTCCTAACTCAGGAAAGAGTGAATGGATAGATGCTTTGTTGTGCAACCTAAACGAAAGTGTTGGTTGGAAGTTTGCCCTTTGCTCAATGGAGAACAAG GTCCGTGAACATGCAAGAAAACTTTTGGAGAAGCATATCAAAAAACCATTTTTTAATGTTAG ATATGCTGAATCTCTTGAGCGCATGTCTAGAGAAGACTTGGAGCATGGAAAGAAATGGCTCGACGATACATTTCATCTTATACG GTGTGAGAATGATAGCCTTCCCAACATCAAATGGGTCCTTGACCTTGCAAAAGCTGCAGTTTTGAGGCATGGTGTGCGTGGACTAGTAATTGATCCGTACAACGAGCTTGACCATCAGCGTCTCCCCAGCAT ATAG
- the LOC130815181 gene encoding uncharacterized protein LOC130815181: MAKPTSSSSHLQSLKKKKWVLSILALFSISSLIVLLMRANISPSCDDRLFYGNKESNPTVKSSTSSSLSSSLSSPLYFMKSKLVLLVSHELSLSGGPLLLMELAFLLRGVGAEVVWITYQKPAEPDQVVYSLESKMLDRRVQILHAKGQKAIDTALKADLVVLNTAVAGKWLDAVLKDSVTRILPKILWWIHEMRGHYFKLEYVKHLPSVAAAMIDSHTTAEYWQNRTKERLGIKMPDTFVVHLGNSKDLMEVAENSVAKRVLREHVRANLGVQNEDLLFAIINSVSRGKGQDLFLRAFHESLQIIKEKKLQVPPMHAVVVGSDMSAQTKFETELRSFVTEKKIQNRVHFINKTLTVAPYLAAIDVLVQNSQARGECFGRITIEAMAFRLPVLGTAAGGTMEIVLNKTTGLLHPAGKEGVTPLARNIVKLATHVERRLTMGWKGYERVKQQFLEHHMEERIAHVLKEVLRKAKNRT; the protein is encoded by the exons ATGGCGAAACCTACATCATCCTCATCCCATCTGCAatcattgaagaagaagaaatgggTGTTATCGATCTTAGCTCTGTTTTCGATATCCAGTCTAATCGTCCTGCTGATGCGTGCGAACATTTCTCCTTCTTGTGATGATCGCCTCTTTTATGGCAACAAGGAGTCGAATCCGACCGTTAAATCTTCTACTTCTTCGTCGTTGTCTTCGTCACTTTCTAGTCCCCTTTACTTCATGAAGTCCAAACTCGTTCTATTGGTATCGCATGAGCTTTCTCTTTCTG GTGGGCCTTTGCTGCTGATGGAGTTGGCATTTTTGTTAAGAGGTGTCGGAGCCGAAGTTGTGTGGATAACTTATCAAAAACCTGCTGAACCAGATCAGGTTGTATATAGTTTGGAAAGTAAGATGCTAGATAGAAGAGTACAG ATTCTGCATGCTAAGGGTCAAAAGGCTATTGATACTGCTTTGAAAGCTGATTTAGTTGTTTTAAATACTGCTGTTGCTGGGAAATGGCTGGATGCCGTTCTGAAAGATAGTGTTACTCGTATTCTTCCAAAGATATTGTGGTGGATTCATGAAATGCGAGGACATTACTTCAAGTTGGAGTATGTGAAGCATCTACCATCAGTGGCAGCTGCTATGATTGACTCTCACACCACAGCAGAATATTGGCAAAACAGAACTAAAGAACGTTTGGG TATAAAGATGCCAGATACTTTCGTCGTGCACCTTGGAAATAGTAAGGACCTTATGGAAGTTGCTGAGAACAGTGTGGCTAAAAGAGTTCTTCGTGAGCATGTACGTGCAAATCTTGGGGTGCAGAATGAAGATCTGCTTTTCGCTATCATAAATA GTGTTTCTCGGGGAAAAGGTCAAGATCTATTTCTGCGTGCCTTCCATGAAAGCTTGCAGATTATTAAAGAGAAGAAACTACAGGTGCCACCTATGCATGCAGTGGTAGTAGGAAGTGACATGAGTgcacaaactaagtttgagacAGAACTCCGCAGCTTTGTTACTGAAAAAAAGATTCAGAATCGTGTCCATTTCATTAATAAGACCTTGACAGTTGCTCCATATCTTGCCGCAATTGATGTTCTTGTCCAAAACTCACAG GCACGCGGAGAATGTTTTGGGAGGATAACCATTGAGGCTATGGCTTTTCGGCTTCCTGTGCTG GGAACAGCTGCTGGAGGCACCATGGAAATTGTGTTGAACAAGACAACGGGTTTGTTGCACCCTGCGGGAAAAGAAGGTGTCACCCCCCTTGCGAGGAATATTGTGAAACTAGCAACCCATGTTGAGAGAAGGCTGACCATGGGATGGAAAGGGTATGAGAGGGTGAAACAGCAATTTCTCGAGCATCATATGGAAGAACGAATAGCGCATGTTCTTAAAGAAGTCTTGAGGAAAGCGAAGAACCGTACTTAG